One stretch of Nocardioides perillae DNA includes these proteins:
- the glgP gene encoding alpha-glucan family phosphorylase → MRAIRRFTVRPVLPEPLTALGTLAANLRWSWHPETQALFAAVDPERWEEVGHDPVRLLGAVPVGRLEELAGDEAFRGRLDAAHADLERYLVGDRWYQRRQAAGDALPASVAYFSPEFGVAAVLPQYSGGLGILAGDHLKAASDLGVPVVAVGLLYRHGYFRQSLSREGWQHETYPLLDPHGLPLTLLREADGTAARVTVETPGGPLGARIWVAQVGRVPLLMLDSDVEDNAEPLREVTDRLYGGTTEHRLLQELLLGVGGVRALRVHARLTGAPEPEVFHTNEGHAGFLGLERVRELTVDPDGPRLDLDTALEVSRAGTVFTTHTPVPAGIDRFPRDLVAQYFSDAGPVAGVPVERVLALGAEDYPGGDPGVFNMAVMGFRLAQRANGVSQLHGHVSRGMFNGLWPAFDESDVPIGSITNGVHAPTWVAPELFALARGAGAQPGADPDDDDPADVFAAVDRVDAATIWSTKRVLRERLVRDARRRLRASCEERGAAPAELAWTGTALDPDVLTIGFARRVPSYKRLTLMLRDPERLKRLLLHPERPVQLIIAGKSHPADDGGKRLIQEMVRFADDPEVRHRIAFLPDYDIAMALPLYPGCDVWLNNPLRPYEACGTSGMKAALNGGLNLSILDGWWDEWYDGSNGWAIPSADVVADADHRDDLEATALYDLLEHEVAPRFYDVDGDGVPTRWIEMVRHTIRTLGPKVLASRMVRDYVQQLYAPAATASAQVGGDHAAAAALAQWKSHVRSGWEGVRVEHVETHGVPEVAQVGDTVAVHAFVALGALSPDDVVVELVHGTTGDGDELADPVGEPLVLAESYADGRHRFEGAVTLSRTGGFGCTVRVLPRHPLLAGPAELGLVALPA, encoded by the coding sequence GTGCGTGCCATCCGTCGCTTCACCGTCCGCCCCGTCCTGCCCGAGCCGCTGACCGCGCTGGGCACCCTGGCCGCCAACCTGCGGTGGTCGTGGCACCCGGAGACCCAGGCGCTCTTCGCTGCGGTCGACCCCGAGCGCTGGGAGGAGGTGGGCCACGACCCGGTGCGGCTGCTCGGCGCGGTGCCGGTGGGGCGGCTCGAGGAGCTGGCGGGCGACGAGGCCTTCCGGGGGCGGCTCGACGCGGCCCACGCCGACCTGGAGCGCTACCTGGTCGGCGACCGGTGGTACCAGCGTCGGCAGGCCGCCGGTGACGCGCTGCCCGCCTCGGTCGCCTACTTCTCCCCGGAGTTCGGCGTCGCGGCCGTGCTCCCGCAGTACTCCGGCGGTCTCGGCATCCTCGCCGGCGACCACCTCAAGGCCGCGAGCGACCTCGGCGTGCCGGTGGTGGCGGTCGGCCTGCTCTACCGCCACGGCTACTTCCGCCAGTCGCTCTCGCGCGAGGGCTGGCAGCACGAGACCTACCCGCTCCTCGACCCGCACGGCCTGCCGCTGACGCTGCTGCGCGAGGCCGACGGCACCGCAGCCCGCGTCACCGTCGAGACCCCCGGCGGCCCGCTCGGTGCCCGCATCTGGGTCGCGCAGGTCGGGCGGGTGCCGCTGCTCATGCTCGACTCCGACGTCGAGGACAACGCCGAGCCGCTGCGCGAGGTCACCGACCGGCTCTACGGCGGCACCACCGAGCACCGGCTGCTGCAGGAGCTGCTGCTCGGCGTCGGCGGCGTGCGCGCCCTGCGGGTGCACGCCCGCCTCACCGGGGCCCCCGAGCCCGAGGTGTTCCACACCAACGAGGGCCACGCCGGGTTCCTCGGGCTCGAGCGCGTCCGCGAGCTGACCGTCGACCCCGACGGCCCGCGGCTCGACCTCGACACCGCGCTCGAGGTCTCGCGCGCCGGCACCGTCTTCACCACCCACACCCCGGTGCCCGCGGGCATCGACCGCTTCCCGCGCGACCTGGTGGCCCAGTACTTCAGCGACGCCGGCCCGGTGGCGGGCGTCCCCGTCGAGCGCGTGCTCGCCCTGGGTGCGGAGGACTACCCGGGGGGTGACCCGGGCGTCTTCAACATGGCGGTCATGGGCTTCCGGCTGGCCCAGCGGGCCAACGGCGTCTCGCAGCTGCACGGCCACGTCTCGCGGGGCATGTTCAACGGCCTGTGGCCCGCCTTCGACGAGTCCGACGTGCCGATCGGCTCGATCACCAACGGCGTGCACGCCCCCACCTGGGTGGCCCCGGAGCTCTTCGCCCTGGCGCGCGGCGCCGGCGCGCAGCCCGGCGCCGACCCCGACGACGACGACCCGGCGGACGTCTTCGCCGCCGTCGACCGGGTCGACGCCGCCACCATCTGGTCGACCAAGCGGGTGCTGCGCGAGCGGCTGGTGCGCGACGCCCGCCGTCGGCTCCGCGCCTCCTGCGAGGAGCGGGGCGCCGCGCCCGCGGAGCTCGCCTGGACCGGCACCGCGCTCGACCCCGACGTCCTGACGATCGGCTTCGCGCGCCGCGTCCCGTCGTACAAGCGGTTGACGCTGATGCTGCGCGACCCCGAGCGCCTCAAGCGGCTGCTGCTGCACCCCGAGCGCCCGGTGCAGCTCATCATCGCCGGCAAGTCCCACCCCGCCGACGACGGCGGCAAGCGGTTGATCCAGGAGATGGTGCGCTTCGCCGACGACCCCGAGGTGCGCCACCGCATCGCCTTCCTGCCCGACTACGACATCGCGATGGCGCTACCCCTCTACCCCGGCTGCGACGTGTGGCTCAACAACCCGCTGCGCCCCTACGAGGCGTGCGGCACCTCCGGCATGAAGGCGGCGCTCAACGGCGGGCTGAACCTCTCGATCCTCGACGGCTGGTGGGACGAGTGGTACGACGGGTCGAACGGCTGGGCGATCCCCTCGGCCGACGTCGTGGCCGACGCCGACCACCGCGACGACCTCGAGGCCACTGCGCTCTACGACCTGCTCGAGCACGAGGTGGCGCCGCGCTTCTACGACGTCGACGGCGACGGGGTGCCGACGCGGTGGATCGAGATGGTGCGGCACACGATCCGCACGCTCGGCCCGAAGGTGCTGGCCTCGCGGATGGTGCGCGACTACGTCCAGCAGCTCTACGCCCCGGCAGCGACCGCCTCGGCGCAGGTCGGGGGCGACCACGCGGCGGCGGCTGCGCTGGCGCAGTGGAAGAGCCACGTGCGCAGCGGCTGGGAGGGCGTGCGCGTCGAGCACGTCGAGACCCACGGCGTGCCCGAGGTCGCCCAGGTGGGCGACACCGTCGCGGTGCACGCCTTCGTCGCCCTGGGTGCGCTGAGCCCCGACGACGTGGTGGTCGAGCTGGTGCACGGCACCACCGGCGACGGCGACGAGCTGGCCGACCCCGTCGGCGAGCCGCTGGTGCTCGCCGAGTCGTACGCCGACGGCCGGCACCGCTTCGAGGGTGCGGTCACCCTGTCCCGCACGGGCGGCTTCGGCTGCACCGTGCGGGTGCTGCCGCGCCACCCGCTGCTGGCCGGGCCGGCGGAGCTGGGGCTGGTGGCGCTGCCGGCCTGA
- a CDS encoding alpha-hydroxy-acid oxidizing protein — protein sequence MTEHTRRQVLAVGAATAAAALLPTPALAAPRVAPLDATPVPLPPSPLPVGPGAPFGAYQSEIYVAGMGAGIEPIFTTDLSRLESAAGEVLSEDARRHLLAWAGGAAAVRANARALAAWRIVPRMFVDRGDRDLTTTVLGVTMPAPVVLGPVGRQALAHPDGEVASARAAAGLGLTYVHSSQASRSLEEVAVAAPAGPRWFGLDWPGAQGPDPVLLTRARATGCTHLLLSPPRPGQTWAPLAAVRQAWDGPVVLGGVQDVPTAREAARRGLDGVVVSNERGRRGPGVGGTADALPRIADAVGGRLAVLFGSGVRTGTDVYRALALGAQAVLVGRPYVHGLALGAEAGVRHVLRTLLAETEITVTIAGVGDHRDLEPSDLVRA from the coding sequence ATGACCGAGCACACCCGCCGTCAGGTCCTCGCGGTCGGCGCCGCGACCGCCGCCGCGGCCCTCCTCCCGACGCCCGCGCTCGCCGCGCCGCGGGTGGCGCCGCTCGACGCGACACCCGTGCCCCTCCCCCCGTCCCCCCTCCCGGTCGGTCCCGGCGCCCCGTTCGGCGCCTACCAGTCCGAGATCTACGTCGCCGGCATGGGTGCCGGCATCGAGCCGATCTTCACCACCGACCTCTCCAGGCTGGAGTCCGCCGCGGGCGAGGTGCTGTCCGAGGACGCTCGCCGCCACCTGCTCGCGTGGGCGGGCGGCGCAGCCGCGGTGCGGGCGAACGCCCGCGCGCTGGCGGCGTGGCGGATCGTCCCGCGCATGTTCGTGGACCGCGGCGACCGCGACCTCACCACCACGGTGCTCGGCGTGACGATGCCGGCCCCGGTGGTCCTCGGCCCGGTCGGCCGGCAGGCGCTCGCGCACCCGGACGGCGAGGTCGCCAGCGCCCGGGCGGCGGCGGGGCTCGGGCTCACCTACGTCCACTCGTCGCAGGCGAGCAGGTCGCTCGAGGAGGTCGCCGTCGCCGCCCCGGCCGGGCCGCGGTGGTTCGGCCTGGACTGGCCGGGCGCCCAGGGCCCCGACCCCGTGCTGCTCACCCGGGCGCGGGCGACCGGCTGCACCCACCTCCTGCTGTCTCCCCCGCGACCCGGGCAGACCTGGGCGCCGCTCGCGGCGGTCCGGCAGGCCTGGGACGGACCGGTCGTCCTCGGCGGCGTCCAGGACGTGCCGACCGCGCGCGAGGCGGCGCGGCGCGGCCTCGACGGCGTCGTCGTCTCGAACGAGCGCGGTCGCCGAGGTCCGGGGGTGGGCGGGACGGCCGACGCCCTGCCGCGCATCGCCGACGCCGTCGGCGGCCGGCTCGCCGTGCTCTTCGGCTCGGGCGTGCGCACCGGCACCGACGTCTACCGGGCGCTGGCCCTGGGCGCGCAGGCCGTCCTCGTCGGACGGCCCTACGTGCACGGCCTCGCGCTCGGGGCGGAGGCCGGCGTCCGGCACGTGCTCCGGACGCTCCTCGCCGAGACCGAGATCACCGTGACCATCGCCGGTGTCGGGGACCACCGGGACCTCGAGCCGAGCGACCTGGTCCGCGCGTGA
- a CDS encoding alpha-hydroxy-acid oxidizing protein, translating to MTTTETAAPGGLAQLEARAAAELSPEALGYIRAGAGSRDTTRANAAAFRRWRVKPRVGRRPDRVDLSTTILGTRMPAPVLFAPVGVQTLAHPDGDLASARAAAQLGLTYVHSTQGAYAMEDVAAANGDGSRWYQLYWPTDDELTVSFLRRAAAAGYTHLVITLDTTLLGWRPLDLDIGYSPFLEDKGIANYTSDPVFRRKYMPAPAEVSPLATGVQFARVFQNPGLSWDRLPLIRDNWDGPILLKGIQSPRDARIAVRQGIDGIVVSNHGGRQVDGAIAALDALPPIARAVDGAVPVLFDSGIRTGRDAFTALALGADAVLVGRPYLYGLALDGQRGTRTVMRSLVEELRDEVRHARHRTHRTLSRSSLTRAR from the coding sequence GTGACGACGACGGAGACGGCCGCCCCTGGCGGCCTCGCCCAGCTGGAGGCGCGAGCCGCCGCGGAGCTGAGCCCCGAGGCCCTCGGCTACATCCGCGCGGGGGCGGGGAGCAGGGACACCACGCGGGCCAACGCCGCGGCCTTCCGGCGCTGGCGGGTCAAGCCGCGCGTGGGCCGCAGGCCGGACAGGGTCGACCTCAGCACCACCATCCTGGGCACGCGCATGCCCGCGCCGGTCCTCTTCGCGCCGGTCGGCGTGCAGACGCTCGCGCACCCCGACGGCGACCTCGCCAGCGCCCGCGCGGCGGCCCAGCTCGGGCTCACCTACGTGCACTCGACGCAGGGCGCCTACGCGATGGAGGACGTCGCCGCGGCCAACGGCGACGGCTCGCGGTGGTACCAGCTCTACTGGCCGACCGACGACGAGCTGACGGTGTCCTTCCTGCGCCGCGCCGCGGCCGCCGGCTACACCCACCTGGTCATCACGCTGGACACGACGCTGCTCGGCTGGCGGCCCCTCGACCTGGACATCGGGTACTCACCGTTCCTGGAGGACAAGGGCATCGCGAACTACACGAGCGACCCGGTCTTCCGCCGGAAGTACATGCCCGCGCCGGCCGAGGTGTCCCCGCTGGCCACCGGCGTGCAGTTCGCCCGCGTCTTCCAGAACCCCGGCCTCAGCTGGGACCGGCTGCCGCTGATCCGCGACAACTGGGACGGCCCGATCCTGCTCAAGGGGATCCAGAGCCCCCGCGACGCCCGCATCGCGGTGCGGCAGGGGATCGACGGCATCGTCGTCTCGAACCACGGCGGACGGCAGGTCGACGGGGCCATCGCCGCGCTCGACGCCCTCCCCCCGATCGCCCGGGCGGTCGACGGCGCCGTGCCCGTGCTCTTCGACTCCGGCATCCGCACCGGTCGCGACGCCTTCACGGCGCTCGCGCTGGGCGCCGACGCCGTGCTCGTCGGTCGTCCCTACCTCTACGGCCTCGCGCTCGACGGGCAGCGGGGCACGCGGACGGTCATGCGCAGCCTCGTCGAGGAGCTCCGGGACGAGGTCCGCCACGCGCGTCACCGCACGCACCGCACGCTCTCCCGTTCCTCCCTGACCCGCGCGCGCTGA